From Terriglobia bacterium, the proteins below share one genomic window:
- the pgsA gene encoding CDP-diacylglycerol--glycerol-3-phosphate 3-phosphatidyltransferase, with product MLRQLLTAPNQLTLMRLIIIPFIIINIVDNQYRWALLLLVIAGLSDGLDGLLARTLHQQTKLGQYLDPIADKLLLSTLFLVLSILHRIPWKYTVLVFSRDLCILMTCAVLYATTTIRDYRPSIFGKINTGAQVVTIFFVLLFQVDSTAWIFYSRKVGLIATFVFTLVSGIHYVFQIGQRLRHYERNNKPAPTAQ from the coding sequence ATGCTTCGCCAGCTCCTTACCGCGCCCAACCAGCTAACGCTGATGCGGCTGATTATCATTCCCTTCATCATCATCAACATCGTGGACAACCAATACCGCTGGGCACTGCTGCTGCTGGTGATCGCCGGCTTGAGCGATGGACTGGACGGCCTGTTGGCGCGCACCCTGCATCAGCAGACCAAGCTGGGCCAGTACCTGGACCCCATCGCCGACAAGTTGCTGCTGAGCACGCTCTTCCTGGTGCTCTCCATCCTTCACCGCATCCCGTGGAAGTACACCGTGCTCGTCTTTAGCCGCGACCTGTGCATCCTGATGACCTGCGCGGTGCTGTACGCCACCACCACGATTCGCGATTATCGCCCCAGCATCTTCGGCAAGATCAACACCGGCGCACAGGTGGTCACTATTTTTTTCGTGCTGCTGTTCCAGGTAGACTCCACCGCCTGGATCTTTTACAGCCGTAAGGTGGGGCTGATCGCGACCTTCGTGTTCACCCTGGTATCCGGAATCCACTACGTCTTCCAGATCGGGCAGCGGCTGCGGCATTACGAGCGCAACAACAAACCGGCCCCGACCGCACAGTGA
- a CDS encoding transglutaminase-like domain-containing protein yields the protein MKRRDFLRSAGMVCAGLALPNPGRLFAVPSPSDGWRMFEVTTRVEVLKPSGVTRVWLPTALISSTPFQKSFSNKFTAEGGTAEIVESKSDGLGLVAASFPAGVPPVLTVTSRIATQNYAVDLSKPDRGPKANKAELQHFLQPTKFIPTGGIVKETAVPIISGAKTDVEKARAIYEWIVDNTFRNPKTRGCGLGDIRFMLESRDLGGKCADLNALYVGLARSAGLPARDVYGIRVAKSELGYKSLGAASEKITKAQHCRAEVYLGGFGWVPVDPADVRKVVLEEPPGNRPLGDNMVKKARARLFGSWEMNWMAYNFAHDVALPGSSGAPVAFLMYPQAETADGRLDSLDPDNFKYEITSKEISSSA from the coding sequence ATGAAGCGTCGTGATTTTCTGCGCTCTGCGGGCATGGTATGCGCTGGTCTCGCGCTCCCGAATCCGGGACGCCTGTTTGCTGTGCCCTCGCCGTCAGATGGCTGGCGCATGTTTGAAGTGACGACGCGCGTGGAAGTCCTGAAGCCTTCCGGAGTGACGCGCGTATGGCTTCCGACAGCGCTCATCAGTAGCACGCCTTTCCAGAAGTCGTTCTCCAACAAGTTCACGGCCGAAGGCGGTACGGCGGAGATCGTCGAGAGCAAGTCCGACGGGCTCGGCCTGGTCGCGGCGAGTTTTCCGGCCGGCGTGCCACCCGTGCTGACGGTCACCAGCCGGATTGCGACCCAGAACTACGCAGTGGATCTGTCGAAGCCGGACCGGGGACCCAAAGCGAATAAAGCTGAGCTGCAGCATTTCCTGCAGCCAACCAAGTTCATCCCGACTGGCGGCATCGTGAAAGAGACGGCGGTGCCTATCATCAGCGGCGCCAAGACCGACGTCGAGAAGGCGCGCGCCATCTACGAATGGATCGTGGACAACACATTCCGCAACCCCAAGACGCGCGGCTGCGGACTGGGTGACATCCGCTTCATGCTGGAGTCCCGGGACCTGGGCGGCAAGTGCGCCGATCTCAACGCGCTGTACGTGGGCCTGGCGCGCTCTGCGGGCCTGCCGGCGCGCGACGTGTACGGCATCCGCGTTGCCAAGTCGGAGCTAGGATACAAGAGCCTGGGGGCTGCGTCGGAAAAAATCACCAAAGCGCAGCACTGCCGTGCCGAGGTGTACCTCGGCGGATTCGGCTGGGTTCCTGTCGATCCCGCCGACGTGCGCAAAGTCGTGCTCGAGGAACCGCCGGGGAATCGTCCCCTGGGCGACAACATGGTGAAGAAGGCCCGTGCACGGCTGTTCGGGTCCTGGGAGATGAACTGGATGGCATACAACTTCGCCCACGATGTCGCTCTGCCCGGATCGAGCGGTGCGCCGGTTGCCTTCCTCATGTATCCGCAGGCGGAAACCGCCGACGGTCGGCTCGATAGTCTCGATCCCGACAACTTTAAGTACGAAATCACCTCGAAGGAGATCTCGTCATCGGCCTGA
- a CDS encoding DinB family protein, which translates to MTLTDVLLHEAEVTYAITEKLFRRVANGELSWRPATGKNWMTVGQLMMHCASFGCGKAIQGFVKGDWGLPEGSQVEGLGAEHHVPPVAALPSVESVEQALNLLAGDRDIALGCIAETKEVELLTRIFAAPWGGHEVSLLQHLLQMIAHLGQHKGQLFYYLNSPWCKSGFVSRKC; encoded by the coding sequence ATGACGCTCACCGACGTGCTCCTGCATGAAGCGGAAGTGACTTACGCCATCACAGAGAAGTTGTTCCGTCGTGTCGCTAATGGGGAGCTTTCTTGGAGGCCGGCAACGGGCAAGAACTGGATGACCGTCGGACAGTTGATGATGCATTGCGCCAGCTTCGGGTGTGGCAAGGCCATTCAGGGCTTTGTCAAAGGAGACTGGGGGCTGCCTGAGGGCAGTCAAGTCGAGGGCCTGGGCGCCGAGCACCATGTACCACCGGTAGCGGCACTGCCCAGCGTTGAAAGTGTCGAGCAGGCGCTCAATCTCCTGGCGGGGGACCGGGACATAGCGCTGGGTTGCATCGCGGAAACGAAGGAGGTCGAACTGCTGACCAGAATATTCGCTGCACCCTGGGGTGGTCACGAGGTATCGTTGCTCCAGCACCTGCTTCAGATGATTGCGCATCTCGGCCAGCACAAGGGCCAGCTCTTTTACTACCTTAACAGCCCGTGGTGCAAGTCTGGATTCGTGAGCAGAAAGTGCTGA